In Syntrophorhabdus sp., the sequence GGTCCAGGTATAGTGAATGACGGGCACCCGGCGCCTTCTGAAATACTCATCGACCGCACGGGTGGAACCGTCCATCCGGTGGGAGAAACACAGGCAGGTAACGCCGAAGGGCAGGGCGCTCATCGACCGCAACCCCTCGGTAAGGTCGCGCCCTTTCTCCATGCGGACACGCGCCAGGATCTCGAGGAGCGATCCCAGATGGCCGGCATCGCGCCTGAGAGACCTGAAAAAGGTTTTCTCTCCCTCGATCGCCGAGTCCGTGACGAGTCCCGTCGCCACACCTTCCCTGTCGAAGAGGGCCGCCATGGATGCTATACCCTCGAGACTCCTTTCAAAGGCGTCCGTTGCGCCGCAGAGGGCGAAATCCTCGACTGCCACGACAAAGAGGACCTTTTCCTGTTCCGTGGGCTCAAAGACCTTCTCCTGCAGGACGTGCCTGCGGGCGCTCGCTTTCCAGTGTATGAACCGCGCCGGCCGCCCGTGCTGATAGTCATGGGTCCCAAGGATATACACGGGATCGCGCACGGGACTCTGATCCCCGGGAATGCCGAAGAAATCCCTGCGGACGATCGAAAAGGCCTTAAGGGGAACGAGCCGGGGATAGACGATGATCTCCAGGGGGTCGTCCACCTCGCTTTCCTTCGGGAAGAATCCGAAGAGATCGCCGCAGGTGAGACCGATGGGTCCCGGACGGAAGAGCCCGCGGCGCGGGGCCGTCACGTCCCACCGGAAGTTTCCGGTGTCGCGCCACAGGCCGGACTCGCCTGCGACATGCGTTTCGCCATTGCCGGAGGCGAGGCAGAGGCCGTTGAGGGGGATGTCGGCGAGGACCCAGAGAGGGAGAAAGGTGGCGCTCCTGAGAGTGAGTGTGAGTTCGATCGGGTTTCCCGGAAAGACCCTTGTTTTGTCCGCGCCCGTCGCGCATTGCGTGCCCCTGTGGCCGAAGGCAGTCCACAGTTTCGCCCCCGTCGCGGCGCAAAGTATCAGGAGCGTGAGTATCGTAAGGTCCCTTTGTTTGTAGACAAGCGCCGTGACGAGAAGAAGTGCTCCCAGAACGAGCGCGGGAACGGTTATGAAGAGGCTCGAGGGCCGCCGGCTGATCGCTTCCATCAATCCGCTTCGGTGGGAACGCGCAGGGTCTCGAGTATCTCGCCGACAACCTGTTCCTGGGACCTTCCCTGGAGCCGGACCTCCTCGTGGAGTATGAGGCGATGGGCGAGGACGGGGAGGGCCAGTTCCTTGATATCGTCGGGAAGGACGTATTCCCGCTTCCTTAGTATGGCCATCGCCTGCCCCGCGCGCATGAGGCCGAGCGACCCCCGGGGGCTTGCCCCCAGGTTACAGGCGGGGTTGTCGCGCGTGGCACGGACCACATCGGTTATGTATTTCCTGACCGGCTCCGAAACGCGAATGCCTTTTCGGATCTCCTGCAGATGGGCAACCTCCCGGGGTGTCGCGACTGCGTCGAGCTCCCGCAGGGGGTCGTTCTCCTGGAAGCGTCTCAGGATGGCCACCTCTTCGTCCTGTCCCGGATAGCCGAGGCGCACGCGCAGGAGAAAACGGTCGAGCTGGGCCTCGGGCAGGGGGAACGTCCCTTCGAGGTC encodes:
- a CDS encoding MoxR family ATPase; the protein is MPYDLCRTIIDNMSRVIVGKERSIELLMVALLADGHVLLEDIPGVGKTLIAKSLAKSIGATFKRVQFTPDLLPSDITGFNVYDQQKGEFIFQFGPVMTHVLLADEINRTIPRTQSSLLESMEERQVTVDGKTYPLPHPFFVMATQNPIDLEGTFPLPEAQLDRFLLRVRLGYPGQDEEVAILRRFQENDPLRELDAVATPREVAHLQEIRKGIRVSEPVRKYITDVVRATRDNPACNLGASPRGSLGLMRAGQAMAILRKREYVLPDDIKELALPVLAHRLILHEEVRLQGRSQEQVVGEILETLRVPTEAD
- a CDS encoding DUF58 domain-containing protein, encoding MEAISRRPSSLFITVPALVLGALLLVTALVYKQRDLTILTLLILCAATGAKLWTAFGHRGTQCATGADKTRVFPGNPIELTLTLRSATFLPLWVLADIPLNGLCLASGNGETHVAGESGLWRDTGNFRWDVTAPRRGLFRPGPIGLTCGDLFGFFPKESEVDDPLEIIVYPRLVPLKAFSIVRRDFFGIPGDQSPVRDPVYILGTHDYQHGRPARFIHWKASARRHVLQEKVFEPTEQEKVLFVVAVEDFALCGATDAFERSLEGIASMAALFDREGVATGLVTDSAIEGEKTFFRSLRRDAGHLGSLLEILARVRMEKGRDLTEGLRSMSALPFGVTCLCFSHRMDGSTRAVDEYFRRRRVPVIHYTWTLPSAEVTDARPSGRGLVRSTRDLFAQKGENEE